One genomic region from Nostoc sphaeroides encodes:
- a CDS encoding TIGR03643 family protein, protein MKLPDLDSQTIDRIIEMAWEDRTSFDAIEAQFGLLEKEVIALMRREMKESSFQMWRERVTKRATKHLSKREFIAGRFKSHNQKT, encoded by the coding sequence ATGAAGCTACCTGACCTCGATTCACAAACCATCGATCGCATCATTGAAATGGCATGGGAAGATAGAACATCTTTTGATGCTATTGAGGCTCAATTTGGGCTGCTGGAGAAAGAGGTAATCGCCCTAATGAGGCGCGAAATGAAAGAATCTAGTTTCCAGATGTGGCGAGAGCGAGTCACCAAACGTGCTACAAAACATTTATCTAAGCGAGAATTTATTGCCGGACGCTTTAAATCGCACAATCAAAAAACGTAA